Proteins encoded by one window of Bryobacteraceae bacterium:
- a CDS encoding CHASE2 domain-containing protein, whose amino-acid sequence MTNRAKAGYVAMLAVCFAVAIAAGWTRLGAQFDADVYDFLFGLHPPRSEKLSSVVVGIDEESLADGGVGALRRLLAEALPAIVASNPKAIVVDVILADRGNPEEDRALAEAFAKAPNLVLATGLRRSGAGWDDPRPEFARSAAAIAHVHSDPDPYDNVLRQIPLEKAFERRRVWALALEAFRLASGAGPVVEDTKGIEVDGIRIPGRRDDARSMRIHYLRPDPPSAPSIPEVPLARVRKSPGGLEELRGKVVFIGITADSAAQDRHMTPYSFGHAMPGVQIHANAYETIARQDFLRPVSNLAVVAACAFLTLAAGWLFWRYSGWRAFGPAIALLGAVHLAPYLAFRAGWVFPYAPPFSTAWLSIVSAATAQYFLVRGRLGQTEAEKERYQRAIHFVAHEMRTPLTAIQGSSELMGRYKLPEEKRGEMARMINAESKRLARLIQTFLDVERLTAGQMALKREPFDLRDVVDVCLDRVRSLAERKKIAVAGEPLEAVIVEGDQELMEYAVYNLLTNAIKYSPTGTAVTISGGMKGAACHLAVRDQGIGMDEQEMKGLFRKFYRTKKAEQSGEKGTGIGLSLVQQIVSHHGGRVEVASTPGAGSCFTIVIPASVPQPGS is encoded by the coding sequence ATGACCAACCGCGCCAAAGCCGGGTATGTCGCCATGCTCGCGGTCTGCTTCGCCGTCGCGATTGCCGCCGGCTGGACACGCCTTGGCGCGCAGTTTGATGCCGACGTCTACGACTTTTTGTTCGGCCTCCACCCCCCACGCTCGGAGAAGCTCAGCTCCGTCGTCGTCGGCATCGACGAGGAAAGTCTCGCCGATGGCGGGGTGGGCGCCCTGCGCCGTTTGCTCGCCGAAGCGCTCCCCGCCATCGTCGCGTCGAACCCGAAGGCCATCGTCGTCGACGTGATTCTCGCCGATCGCGGCAATCCCGAAGAGGATCGCGCGCTCGCCGAAGCCTTCGCCAAGGCGCCCAACCTCGTCCTTGCCACCGGACTCCGCCGCTCCGGCGCCGGCTGGGACGATCCACGGCCCGAATTCGCCCGTTCGGCCGCCGCCATCGCGCACGTCCACTCCGATCCCGACCCCTACGACAACGTCCTGCGCCAGATCCCGCTCGAAAAGGCGTTCGAGCGCCGCCGCGTGTGGGCGCTCGCTCTCGAGGCGTTTCGGCTCGCCTCCGGCGCCGGCCCCGTCGTCGAGGACACCAAGGGGATCGAAGTCGACGGCATCCGCATCCCGGGCCGCCGTGACGACGCGCGCTCCATGCGCATTCACTACCTGCGTCCCGACCCCCCGTCCGCGCCGTCCATTCCCGAGGTGCCGCTGGCCCGGGTCCGCAAGTCGCCCGGCGGGCTCGAAGAATTGCGCGGCAAGGTCGTCTTCATCGGCATCACCGCGGACTCCGCCGCGCAGGATCGTCACATGACGCCCTACTCGTTCGGCCACGCCATGCCCGGCGTTCAGATCCACGCAAACGCCTATGAGACCATCGCTCGTCAGGACTTTCTGCGTCCGGTGAGCAACCTCGCCGTTGTCGCCGCGTGCGCGTTCCTCACGCTCGCCGCCGGTTGGCTGTTCTGGCGCTACTCCGGGTGGCGCGCCTTCGGTCCGGCCATTGCTCTCCTCGGCGCCGTGCACCTCGCCCCGTACCTGGCTTTCCGCGCGGGCTGGGTGTTCCCGTACGCGCCGCCCTTCTCAACCGCGTGGCTCTCCATCGTCTCCGCCGCCACCGCCCAGTACTTCCTCGTGCGCGGCCGGCTCGGCCAAACCGAGGCGGAGAAGGAACGCTACCAACGCGCTATTCACTTCGTCGCCCACGAGATGCGCACGCCCCTCACGGCGATCCAGGGCTCGTCGGAACTGATGGGCCGCTACAAGCTGCCCGAAGAGAAGCGCGGCGAGATGGCCCGCATGATCAACGCGGAATCAAAGCGCCTCGCCCGGCTCATTCAAACCTTTCTCGACGTGGAACGGCTCACCGCCGGCCAGATGGCGCTCAAGCGCGAGCCGTTTGACCTGCGCGACGTCGTCGATGTCTGCCTCGATCGCGTCCGTTCGCTCGCCGAGCGCAAAAAGATCGCCGTGGCGGGCGAGCCCCTCGAAGCCGTCATCGTAGAAGGCGACCAGGAACTCATGGAGTACGCCGTGTACAACTTACTCACCAACGCCATCAAGTACTCGCCAACCGGTACTGCCGTCACAATCTCCGGCGGAATGAAGGGCGCCGCGTGCCATCTCGCCGTGCGCGACCAGGGCATCGGCATGGACGAGCAGGAAATGAAAGGATTGTTCCGGAAATTTTACCGGACCAAAAAGGCGGAACAGTCTGGCGAAAAAGGAACGGGAATCGGCCTTTCGCTCGTCCAACAGATCGTGTCTCATCACGGCGGACGCGTGGAAGTAGCGAGTACTCCGGGAGCGGGTTCGTGTTTTACCATAGTGATACCGGCATCCGTTCCTCAGCCGGGGTCTTGA
- a CDS encoding 5-deoxy-glucuronate isomerase — MKLHIKSPGTSPGVYPIARRGQDLKYLSFTIVELGGNLREHSFETGPEEASLDSYTGPYEVICEGASGRWQAHVPARPSIRDAHPMVYLPAQSKVTLRALNGEARITVAGAEGKPGMEPVLVEGDAIVTKAVGKENFQRTVYTHIAQNIDAAHLICGETVNKPGGWSSCPPHKHDVFGDGEVPMEEVYYFQTDPPQGFGFMRVYTQPDAPDAFDYAFPVQHGDTVLIPRGYHPVSACPGYSLNYTWVLAGEGRTYGAWKDDPRHAWIAK, encoded by the coding sequence ATGAAGCTCCACATCAAGTCGCCGGGCACGTCTCCCGGCGTTTATCCGATTGCCCGCCGCGGCCAGGACCTGAAGTACCTTTCGTTCACGATCGTCGAACTGGGCGGCAACCTCCGCGAGCATTCCTTCGAAACCGGGCCCGAGGAGGCATCGCTCGATTCCTACACCGGGCCCTATGAAGTGATCTGCGAGGGCGCGTCCGGACGATGGCAGGCGCACGTGCCGGCGCGGCCTTCGATCCGCGATGCGCACCCGATGGTCTACCTGCCGGCGCAATCGAAGGTCACCCTGCGCGCGCTGAACGGGGAGGCCCGCATTACGGTGGCCGGAGCCGAGGGGAAGCCCGGCATGGAGCCGGTGCTGGTGGAAGGCGACGCCATTGTAACGAAGGCGGTGGGGAAGGAGAACTTCCAGCGCACGGTTTACACCCATATCGCGCAGAATATCGACGCGGCGCACCTGATCTGCGGCGAAACGGTGAACAAGCCCGGGGGATGGTCGAGCTGTCCGCCCCACAAACACGATGTGTTCGGCGATGGCGAAGTACCGATGGAGGAAGTCTACTACTTCCAGACCGATCCGCCGCAGGGGTTCGGGTTCATGCGGGTGTACACGCAGCCGGACGCGCCGGACGCGTTCGACTACGCCTTCCCGGTACAGCACGGCGACACGGTGTTGATTCCGCGCGGATACCATCCGGTCTCGGCGTGCCCCGGCTATTCGCTCAACTATACGTGGGTGCTGGCGGGCGAGGGGCGTACGTACGGAGCGTGGAAGGACGATCCGCGCCACGCCTGGATCGCGAAGTAA
- a CDS encoding ATP-binding cassette domain-containing protein, with translation MIVIDGLEKRFGEVLAVRGVTFQAPDGAVTGLLGANGAGKTTTLRMLSGLMRPDAGRISVDGIDVAADPLAAQERMGLLPDSRGLYPRLTPVEHIRYFGGLRGLGGAELDRRVKQMIDKLGLGPVANRRAEGFSQGERTKVALARALVHHPRNVILDEPTNGLDVMSTRAMRDLIRRLRQEGCCVLFSSHIMQEVSALCDRIVVIAHGAVVADGTPDDLRAQTGHDSLEDAFVKLAGLEEEAEAQA, from the coding sequence ATGATCGTCATCGACGGCCTGGAGAAGCGTTTCGGGGAGGTGCTTGCCGTCCGCGGCGTGACGTTCCAGGCGCCCGACGGGGCGGTTACGGGGCTTCTGGGCGCGAACGGCGCGGGCAAGACGACCACCCTGCGGATGCTTTCCGGACTCATGCGTCCGGATGCCGGCCGGATCTCCGTGGACGGCATCGACGTGGCGGCGGACCCGCTCGCCGCGCAGGAGCGCATGGGCCTGCTGCCCGATTCGCGCGGGCTGTATCCGCGTCTGACGCCGGTGGAGCACATCCGCTACTTCGGCGGCCTGCGCGGCCTCGGCGGGGCGGAACTGGATCGGCGCGTGAAGCAGATGATCGACAAGCTCGGGCTGGGCCCGGTGGCCAATCGCCGCGCCGAGGGATTCTCGCAGGGCGAGCGGACGAAGGTGGCTCTGGCGCGGGCGCTGGTGCATCATCCGCGCAACGTGATCCTCGACGAGCCCACCAACGGACTCGACGTGATGAGCACACGCGCCATGCGGGACCTGATCCGGCGGCTGCGCCAGGAAGGCTGCTGCGTGCTGTTTTCGAGCCATATCATGCAAGAAGTTTCCGCGCTCTGCGACCGGATCGTGGTGATCGCGCACGGCGCCGTCGTCGCCGATGGGACGCCTGACGATCTGCGGGCGCAGACGGGGCACGACAGCCTGGAAGACGCGTTCGTCAAGCTGGCCGGGCTTGAAGAAGAGGCGGAGGCACAAGCATGA
- a CDS encoding aminopeptidase P N-terminal domain-containing protein yields MTIRTLMLAACLTAAAKAGLTVGDFRARRDALREMLPPGGVAVVAGATEAERGDLRFGFLQDADFYYLTGWREPGALALVGHGIDVLFLPERNEIRERYTGRKLSAADAEAPKVTGFALVANAAEFADFVKKQEGDIYAITPAAGALGDALTGRAVQGLAPKLARLRAIKSQVEIDLIQRSVDATVEAHKAAWRRIRPGLAEYQIAATIAGGYMEHGCERSAYPPIVASGPNSVILHYNANRRRMDSGEMLLMDVGAECAGYAADITRTVPVNGRFTRRQREVYDIVLAAQKAAIAAARPGMMLTGEGDKSLHRIVKDYLAKFGLDKYYLHGLGHHVGLDVHDRADMSAPLEAGMVITIEPGVYIAEENLGIRIEDMILITTDGARVLSAALPKESAAIERALRRRRQ; encoded by the coding sequence GTGACAATCCGGACACTGATGCTCGCGGCCTGCCTCACGGCGGCGGCGAAGGCGGGGTTGACGGTCGGCGATTTCCGCGCCCGGCGCGATGCGTTGCGCGAAATGCTGCCGCCCGGCGGCGTGGCTGTTGTTGCCGGCGCCACCGAAGCCGAGCGCGGCGATCTTCGTTTCGGCTTCCTGCAGGACGCCGACTTTTACTACCTCACCGGATGGCGCGAACCAGGAGCCCTCGCCCTCGTCGGCCACGGCATCGACGTTCTTTTCTTGCCTGAGCGCAATGAAATCCGCGAACGCTACACCGGTCGCAAGCTTTCCGCGGCAGACGCCGAAGCGCCGAAAGTTACAGGGTTCGCGCTCGTGGCGAACGCCGCCGAGTTCGCCGATTTCGTCAAGAAGCAGGAAGGAGATATCTACGCGATCACGCCGGCCGCCGGCGCTCTCGGCGATGCGCTTACGGGCCGCGCCGTGCAGGGGCTCGCGCCGAAGCTTGCCCGGCTGCGCGCGATCAAGTCACAGGTTGAAATCGACCTCATCCAGCGCTCGGTCGACGCCACCGTGGAAGCCCACAAAGCCGCCTGGAGACGCATCAGGCCCGGCCTGGCCGAATACCAGATCGCCGCCACCATCGCCGGCGGCTACATGGAGCATGGCTGCGAACGGAGCGCCTACCCGCCGATCGTCGCGTCGGGTCCGAACTCGGTGATCCTGCACTACAACGCCAACCGCCGCCGCATGGACTCCGGCGAAATGCTGCTGATGGACGTCGGCGCCGAGTGTGCCGGCTATGCCGCCGACATCACGCGCACGGTTCCCGTGAACGGGCGGTTCACGCGGCGCCAACGCGAAGTCTACGACATCGTGCTCGCCGCGCAGAAGGCGGCCATCGCCGCCGCCCGGCCCGGGATGATGCTCACCGGCGAGGGCGATAAATCCCTGCACCGGATCGTCAAGGACTACCTCGCGAAGTTCGGGCTCGACAAGTACTACCTGCACGGGCTCGGCCATCATGTTGGGCTCGACGTGCATGACCGCGCCGACATGTCCGCGCCGCTCGAAGCGGGTATGGTGATCACGATTGAGCCCGGAGTCTACATCGCCGAAGAGAACCTCGGTATCAGGATCGAGGATATGATCCTGATCACCACCGATGGCGCCCGTGTGTTGTCCGCCGCCCTGCCGAAAGAGTCCGCCGCCATCGAACGTGCGCTCCGGCGGCGACGTCAGTAG
- a CDS encoding alpha/beta hydrolase, translated as MRPDFRTVTPILIAAALAAGLGSCARRAPSALERLHPCAIDEGPTDAYCGKLAVWEDRQKQAGRKIDLKIIAMPALRRDPRADPVFVFAGGPGQGAAKIADTISPIFRRLQDSRDLIFIDQRGTGDSHPLECKGPENESDDLALLSAEAPAKRFQDCLAKYDANPRLYTTPVAMDDIDEVRRFLGYGQINLWGGSYGTRAALVFLRRHPGSVRTVTLDGVAPTDMRLPLYFARDSQRALSLLIRDCEADSGCSKRFPDLGAKADRILARLATSPRMTLTHPRTGERTEVPLSRDAVATILMSALYSPQLSALLPKLIDNAAEGDFQGLLALAFAGEGAESGGLAQGMFLSVACAEDFSRIGAGEGAEAAKGTFLGDFMLRTRMKPCAYWPAGEIGEEYYKPVVSDKPVLILSGEVDPVTPPSWAEHVAQHLKNSKSIVVPGAGHGTSGVGCVPKLIAAFIEAGSAAALDTACVAKAHRPPFFVTNAGPESAAPKEAAK; from the coding sequence TTGCGCCCCGACTTTCGGACGGTTACCCCGATCCTGATCGCGGCCGCGCTCGCCGCGGGGCTCGGTTCGTGCGCCCGTCGTGCGCCGTCGGCCCTGGAGCGGCTGCATCCCTGCGCGATCGACGAAGGGCCGACCGATGCATACTGCGGCAAGCTGGCGGTCTGGGAAGATCGCCAGAAACAGGCCGGCCGCAAAATCGATCTGAAGATCATCGCGATGCCGGCGTTGCGGCGCGATCCGCGCGCGGACCCGGTATTCGTTTTCGCCGGCGGACCGGGGCAAGGCGCGGCCAAGATCGCCGACACGATCTCTCCAATTTTTCGCCGGCTGCAGGATTCCCGCGACCTGATCTTTATCGATCAACGCGGCACCGGAGACTCGCACCCGCTCGAGTGCAAGGGTCCGGAGAACGAAAGCGACGACCTCGCCCTGCTCTCCGCGGAAGCGCCCGCCAAGCGTTTTCAGGATTGCCTCGCCAAGTACGACGCCAATCCGCGGCTGTACACCACGCCGGTCGCGATGGACGATATCGACGAGGTGCGCCGGTTCCTGGGCTACGGCCAGATCAACCTCTGGGGCGGATCGTACGGCACGCGAGCCGCCCTGGTGTTCCTGCGGCGCCATCCGGGCTCCGTCCGCACGGTGACGCTCGACGGCGTGGCGCCGACCGATATGCGGCTGCCGCTCTACTTCGCTCGCGATTCCCAGCGCGCCCTTTCCCTGCTGATACGGGATTGCGAGGCCGATTCCGGCTGCTCGAAACGGTTTCCGGATCTTGGCGCGAAAGCGGATAGGATCCTGGCCCGGCTGGCTACTTCGCCGCGGATGACGCTCACCCACCCGCGCACGGGCGAACGCACGGAGGTTCCGCTTTCGCGCGACGCGGTGGCGACGATCCTGATGTCCGCGCTGTACTCGCCACAGCTTTCCGCGCTGCTGCCGAAACTCATCGACAACGCGGCCGAGGGCGACTTTCAAGGATTGCTGGCATTGGCCTTCGCCGGCGAAGGCGCGGAGAGCGGGGGGCTCGCCCAAGGGATGTTCCTTTCGGTGGCATGCGCCGAGGACTTTTCGCGCATCGGCGCCGGCGAAGGGGCCGAGGCCGCCAAGGGCACGTTCCTCGGGGACTTCATGTTGCGAACCCGCATGAAGCCTTGCGCCTACTGGCCGGCCGGCGAGATCGGCGAGGAGTACTACAAGCCGGTGGTTTCCGACAAACCGGTGCTGATTCTTTCCGGCGAGGTGGATCCGGTTACGCCGCCTTCCTGGGCCGAGCACGTGGCGCAGCATCTGAAGAATTCGAAGAGCATCGTGGTTCCCGGCGCCGGCCACGGGACGAGCGGGGTGGGCTGCGTGCCGAAGCTGATCGCGGCGTTTATTGAGGCGGGCTCGGCGGCGGCGCTCGACACGGCTTGCGTGGCCAAGGCGCACCGGCCGCCGTTTTTCGTGACGAATGCGGGTCCGGAGAGCGCCGCGCCCAAAGAGGCCGCGAAATGA
- a CDS encoding Gfo/Idh/MocA family oxidoreductase produces MSQPQVLLIGGGMIAHDQILPSLYHLQRTGVIGDIAVVAQRAATVRALAGNETIRRAFPGQSFRAAPETETPQPDAYRRELAAMPPGQIAIVATPDQVHYEMVMAALEAGQHVIAVKPLVLQMAQARRIEEEARRRGLFVGVEYHKRFDDRSLLARRRYREGLFGEFKLGTARLMEKWYYRESNFQNWFTCDQTDSFSYIGCHYVDFVHYVTGLMPASVSVYGIKDKFPNGKEGYLWTDARVIWENGACLNVQNSLSFPDEAPGSNTQGITMYFSDGGRGAWLEHSDQYRGIKYCYTRRIDSQGGTTFAEPSTEYFQYLDLGGPGLVPAGYGYRSVDYLVRAAIRVEAAGGRRGEVLAEIDAAGVAATPANSWFNEAVVEAGRLSILNGGREAIIEPEGVRLSAG; encoded by the coding sequence ATGTCTCAACCGCAAGTCCTGCTTATCGGGGGCGGCATGATCGCCCACGACCAGATTCTCCCATCGCTCTACCACCTTCAAAGAACGGGCGTCATCGGCGACATCGCCGTGGTGGCGCAGCGGGCCGCCACTGTGCGCGCGCTCGCCGGCAATGAAACGATCCGCCGCGCGTTTCCCGGGCAATCGTTTCGCGCCGCGCCGGAGACGGAAACACCGCAGCCGGATGCCTACCGCCGCGAACTGGCGGCGATGCCGCCGGGGCAAATCGCCATCGTCGCCACGCCGGACCAGGTCCACTACGAGATGGTGATGGCGGCGCTCGAAGCCGGCCAGCACGTCATCGCGGTGAAGCCGCTGGTCCTGCAAATGGCGCAAGCCCGGCGCATCGAAGAGGAAGCACGGCGGCGCGGATTGTTCGTCGGCGTGGAGTACCACAAGCGCTTCGACGACCGCAGCCTGCTGGCCCGACGGCGGTACCGCGAGGGGTTGTTCGGGGAGTTCAAGCTCGGCACCGCCCGGCTGATGGAGAAGTGGTACTACCGCGAGTCCAACTTCCAGAACTGGTTCACCTGCGACCAGACGGATTCGTTCAGCTACATCGGCTGCCACTATGTCGACTTCGTGCACTACGTCACCGGCTTGATGCCGGCTTCGGTTTCCGTCTATGGGATCAAGGACAAGTTCCCGAATGGCAAGGAGGGCTACCTGTGGACGGACGCCCGGGTGATTTGGGAGAACGGCGCCTGTCTCAACGTTCAGAACTCGCTCAGCTTCCCCGACGAGGCTCCGGGTTCGAACACGCAGGGCATCACGATGTACTTTTCCGACGGCGGGCGCGGGGCCTGGCTCGAGCACTCGGATCAGTATCGGGGCATCAAGTACTGCTACACGCGGCGGATCGATTCGCAGGGCGGGACCACGTTCGCCGAGCCTTCCACGGAGTACTTCCAATACCTGGATCTCGGTGGACCGGGGCTCGTACCGGCGGGGTACGGGTATCGATCGGTGGACTACCTGGTGCGCGCGGCCATTCGGGTGGAAGCGGCCGGTGGGCGCCGGGGCGAGGTGCTCGCGGAGATCGACGCCGCGGGGGTGGCGGCGACTCCGGCGAATAGCTGGTTCAACGAGGCTGTGGTGGAGGCCGGGCGGCTTTCGATTCTCAATGGCGGCCGCGAAGCGATCATCGAGCCGGAGGGCGTGCGGCTGAGCGCGGGTTAG
- a CDS encoding ABC transporter permease — MNLARAGVVFRKELMDGLRDKRSIWSLVFSSLVGPLLIGYMFTAIAERQRAAEEIKVPVVGGEYAPAFVDWLRQQSGVEVTAPPAGVKDAATAEAAIRDRKEDVVIIIEKEFSEKFARSLPAPLKLVSDDTRDASRPKVRRVRNLIGAYSNGIGSLRLIARGVSPSVASAIRVDDVEVSSSQQRAARIMSFLPMFLMLASFVGCLQIAADSTAGERERGSLEPLLLNPVSRQAIVAGKWLAAACSGTAAVLFSAVLCTVIMQRIPLHDLGARFRFGPLEIAALLVLIVPAAFLGSALVMTVSMFARTYKEAQSYLGMLVLVPMLPGMFAAIVPMSGRPWLAPIPIVGQYALMNDVMGGKMPAPAFFVIAAVCTLAAALLLVAFTTRLIQRERIIFGR, encoded by the coding sequence ATGAATCTTGCGCGCGCTGGTGTCGTGTTCCGGAAGGAGCTGATGGACGGGCTGCGCGACAAGCGCTCGATCTGGTCCCTGGTGTTTTCGTCGCTGGTGGGGCCGCTGCTGATCGGCTACATGTTTACCGCGATCGCGGAACGGCAGCGAGCCGCCGAGGAGATCAAGGTCCCGGTTGTGGGCGGCGAATACGCTCCGGCATTCGTCGACTGGCTGCGCCAGCAAAGCGGTGTGGAGGTGACAGCGCCTCCGGCCGGAGTGAAGGACGCGGCCACGGCCGAGGCGGCCATTCGCGACCGTAAGGAAGACGTCGTCATCATCATCGAAAAGGAGTTCAGCGAGAAGTTCGCGCGGTCGCTTCCGGCTCCGCTGAAGCTGGTCTCCGACGACACCCGCGACGCGTCGCGCCCGAAGGTGCGGCGGGTGCGAAACCTGATCGGCGCGTACTCGAACGGAATCGGGTCGCTGAGGTTGATCGCGCGCGGCGTGAGCCCGTCGGTGGCGTCGGCCATTCGGGTCGACGATGTGGAGGTTTCGAGTTCGCAGCAACGGGCGGCGCGGATCATGAGCTTCCTGCCGATGTTTCTGATGCTCGCCTCGTTCGTCGGATGCCTGCAGATCGCGGCCGACTCGACGGCGGGGGAACGGGAACGCGGGTCGCTGGAGCCGCTGCTGTTGAACCCGGTCTCGCGGCAGGCGATCGTCGCCGGGAAGTGGCTGGCCGCCGCCTGCTCGGGGACCGCGGCGGTGCTGTTCTCGGCCGTGCTGTGCACCGTCATCATGCAGCGCATTCCGCTGCACGATCTCGGCGCGCGATTCCGCTTCGGCCCGCTCGAGATTGCCGCGCTGCTGGTGCTGATCGTTCCGGCGGCGTTTCTTGGCAGCGCACTCGTCATGACGGTGTCGATGTTCGCGCGGACGTACAAGGAAGCGCAAAGCTATCTCGGGATGCTCGTGCTGGTGCCGATGCTCCCGGGCATGTTCGCCGCGATCGTTCCGATGAGCGGCCGCCCGTGGCTCGCTCCGATTCCAATCGTCGGACAGTACGCGCTCATGAACGACGTGATGGGCGGCAAGATGCCCGCGCCGGCATTCTTCGTGATCGCGGCCGTCTGCACGCTCGCCGCCGCCCTGTTGCTGGTGGCTTTCACCACGCGCCTCATTCAGCGTGAACGGATCATTTTCGGAAGATAG
- a CDS encoding sigma-54 dependent transcriptional regulator translates to MNSLLVVEDDHAVRNTLVTFLELEGYQVEAVSTTREALDRLIDRDYPIVVSDIYLDEKTGLDVLEAARRSNPNCAVILMTGRGSMETVMDATERGAFDYIAKPFELDDLLATVKRAEASMTSPGDELDDEDDDAPPTEMIGYSPVMVDLYKMVAKVARTDATVLLEGETGTGKEMVARMIHRMSPRAAQTFQPVDCVSIAPSLLESELFGAVKGAYTGSDRDRKGMFEAANGGTVFLDEIGDIDLSFQPKLLRFLQERQVRPVGSNRVNKVDVRIVAATHRDIAKLVEEDKFREDLWFRLNVVRIEIPPLRERSGDVEHLARFFLNLYNDRYKLHTKLTESGMADLANYTWPGNVRQLQHIVERLTILAPSYRIDAAAVQEAIEATEPRESASETLADAETDQIRRVLAATNGNKSRAARILGIERKTLYRKLERMGMS, encoded by the coding sequence GTGAATTCGCTGCTGGTAGTGGAAGACGATCACGCGGTGCGGAACACCCTGGTAACGTTCCTCGAACTAGAGGGCTACCAGGTGGAGGCCGTCTCGACGACGCGGGAGGCGCTCGACCGGCTCATCGACCGCGACTACCCGATCGTCGTTTCCGACATTTATCTCGATGAGAAAACCGGCCTCGACGTCCTCGAAGCCGCCCGGCGCAGCAACCCGAATTGCGCTGTGATCCTGATGACCGGCCGCGGCTCCATGGAAACGGTGATGGACGCCACCGAGCGCGGCGCGTTCGACTATATCGCCAAACCGTTCGAGCTCGACGATCTGCTGGCGACCGTGAAGCGTGCCGAGGCTTCGATGACTTCGCCCGGCGACGAACTCGACGACGAAGACGACGATGCTCCGCCCACCGAGATGATCGGCTACTCGCCCGTGATGGTGGATCTATACAAGATGGTGGCGAAAGTCGCCCGCACCGACGCCACCGTGCTGCTCGAGGGAGAGACCGGCACGGGCAAGGAGATGGTGGCGCGCATGATCCACCGCATGAGCCCGCGCGCCGCGCAGACGTTCCAGCCCGTGGATTGCGTCTCGATCGCGCCGTCGCTGCTCGAGAGTGAGCTCTTCGGCGCGGTCAAGGGCGCCTACACCGGCTCCGATCGCGACCGCAAAGGTATGTTCGAGGCCGCCAACGGCGGCACCGTTTTCCTTGATGAAATCGGCGACATCGACTTGAGCTTTCAGCCGAAGCTGCTGCGGTTTCTCCAGGAGCGGCAGGTCCGCCCGGTGGGGTCGAATCGCGTCAACAAAGTGGACGTGCGGATCGTGGCGGCGACCCACCGCGACATCGCCAAGCTCGTCGAAGAAGACAAATTCCGCGAGGATTTGTGGTTCCGGTTGAACGTGGTGCGGATCGAGATCCCGCCGTTGCGTGAGCGGTCCGGCGACGTGGAGCACCTGGCGCGCTTCTTTTTGAACCTCTATAACGACCGGTACAAGCTGCATACGAAGCTGACCGAGTCCGGCATGGCCGACTTGGCCAACTACACCTGGCCGGGCAACGTACGGCAGTTGCAGCATATCGTCGAGCGCCTCACCATCCTTGCGCCGAGCTACCGGATCGACGCGGCGGCGGTGCAGGAGGCGATCGAGGCCACCGAGCCGCGCGAGTCGGCGTCGGAGACCCTCGCCGATGCCGAGACGGACCAGATCCGGCGCGTTCTCGCCGCCACGAACGGCAACAAGAGCCGAGCCGCCCGGATTCTGGGCATCGAACGGAAGACGCTCTACCGCAAACTCGAACGGATGGGGATGAGTTAG